The following proteins are encoded in a genomic region of Methylococcales bacterium:
- the lnt gene encoding apolipoprotein N-acyltransferase has protein sequence MKLSNGVWNVISFFSGLLLTFAFAPFNYAYLAIISLVLLFLSWHYADSPKQAAFRAYLYGLGLFGLGVSWVFVSIYFYGGASFIASASMAFLFAAFWALFPALIAYGVVKLAWLTNKRLLFWFIPFIWIFVEYFRGIWLLNGFPWFQISYSQLNTAFAGFIPLVGGYGTGFLIIGTASLLSAMLVTKQRLILQSAIISSLLITGYGLKHIQWTDAIGDPIKITLVQGNISQDQKWLPKNLVKTLLSYQQMTHNHWDSDVIIWPETAIPAYLHQVDEPFIKPLAIEAQAHQTDLIVSVAAKSDDRKQSYNMVLALGSERGVYKKNHLLPFGEYLPLQPLSGWVLDVIGVHLGTFTPGGSNQALLKAGGYSFATSICYEDAFSSEVISKMPEAAYLVNVTNDAWFGDSFEPHQHAQISRMRALETGRYLARSTNTGITAFIAPNGKIIKQAPLFKTSTLTENIIPMGGSTPYVTIGGDTPILLVLMIMFIGLLVVAFRLKLSKE, from the coding sequence ATGAAGTTATCTAACGGAGTTTGGAATGTAATAAGCTTTTTTTCAGGTTTATTATTAACTTTCGCCTTTGCCCCTTTTAATTATGCTTATTTAGCCATTATTTCATTAGTCCTGTTATTTTTATCATGGCATTATGCCGATAGCCCTAAACAAGCCGCTTTTAGAGCGTATCTTTATGGACTCGGCTTATTTGGTTTGGGGGTTAGCTGGGTTTTTGTGAGTATTTATTTTTACGGAGGCGCAAGCTTCATAGCCTCTGCCAGTATGGCCTTTTTATTCGCCGCTTTTTGGGCCTTGTTTCCCGCTTTAATTGCTTATGGTGTCGTCAAACTAGCGTGGCTAACGAATAAACGCTTACTCTTTTGGTTTATCCCTTTTATTTGGATTTTTGTTGAGTACTTTCGAGGCATTTGGTTATTAAATGGTTTTCCCTGGTTTCAAATTTCTTATAGTCAATTAAATACCGCTTTTGCAGGCTTTATTCCCTTAGTTGGAGGCTATGGAACAGGGTTTCTAATTATCGGAACCGCCTCATTATTAAGTGCCATGTTAGTAACTAAACAACGCTTAATTTTACAAAGCGCGATTATTTCAAGTTTATTAATCACAGGCTATGGTTTAAAACATATCCAATGGACGGATGCCATTGGCGATCCCATTAAAATAACGTTGGTTCAAGGTAACATTAGCCAAGATCAAAAATGGTTGCCTAAAAATCTGGTTAAAACCTTATTAAGTTATCAACAAATGACTCATAACCATTGGGATTCGGATGTGATTATTTGGCCAGAAACTGCTATTCCTGCGTATTTACACCAAGTTGATGAGCCGTTTATCAAACCCTTAGCCATTGAGGCACAAGCGCATCAAACAGACTTAATTGTGAGTGTCGCTGCTAAAAGTGATGATCGTAAGCAAAGTTATAATATGGTTTTAGCCTTAGGCTCTGAGCGAGGTGTTTATAAAAAGAATCATTTATTGCCTTTTGGGGAATATTTACCGCTGCAACCGTTATCAGGCTGGGTTTTGGATGTAATTGGTGTTCATTTAGGGACGTTTACACCAGGTGGAAGTAATCAAGCCTTATTAAAAGCAGGAGGTTACTCTTTTGCCACCTCAATTTGCTATGAAGATGCTTTTTCAAGTGAGGTGATTTCAAAAATGCCCGAGGCGGCCTATTTAGTCAATGTCACCAATGATGCGTGGTTTGGTGATTCCTTTGAACCCCATCAACATGCTCAAATTTCACGAATGCGGGCTTTAGAAACAGGTCGTTATTTAGCGCGGTCAACCAATACAGGAATAACCGCTTTTATCGCTCCCAATGGTAAAATTATTAAACAAGCCCCTTTATTTAAAACCAGCACCCTTACTGAAAATATTATTCCGATGGGCGGATCAACCCCTTATGTCACCATAGGGGGTGATACGCCTATTTTGTTAGTGCTTATGATTATGTTTATCGGTCTATTAGTCGTCGCCTTTCGATTAAAATTATCCAAGGAATGA
- a CDS encoding GDSL-type esterase/lipase family protein, translated as MKKIILCLLFIFLNACDDAKTPFSPLAEEAVILAFGDSLTYSLGTDRQTTYPAILAKLSHRKVINEGISGEISQAGLQRLPKLLDKYKPQMLILIHGGNDILRNIPRKKTIENLRQMIALAKQREINVVMLGVPSFSLLNLKSAEIYQQVAQSEMIPIDLDTLPTILSSAALKSDRVHPNTAGYQKMAEAVYTLLQDNGAL; from the coding sequence ATGAAAAAAATTATATTGTGCTTATTATTTATTTTTTTAAATGCGTGTGATGACGCTAAAACTCCGTTTAGTCCTTTAGCGGAAGAGGCGGTTATTCTTGCCTTTGGTGATAGTTTAACTTACAGCTTAGGAACCGATAGACAAACGACCTACCCTGCTATTTTAGCGAAATTAAGCCATCGTAAGGTGATTAATGAAGGCATTTCAGGAGAAATTAGTCAGGCGGGTTTACAACGTTTACCTAAATTATTAGATAAATATAAACCTCAAATGTTAATTTTAATTCATGGCGGTAATGATATATTAAGAAATATACCCCGTAAGAAAACAATCGAAAATCTAAGGCAAATGATTGCATTAGCAAAGCAACGTGAGATTAACGTAGTTATGCTAGGCGTGCCTAGCTTTAGCTTATTAAACCTAAAAAGTGCGGAGATTTACCAACAGGTGGCACAATCAGAAATGATTCCTATTGATCTTGATACTTTACCGACTATTTTAAGTTCCGCCGCGTTAAAGTCTGATAGAGTTCATCCAAATACTGCGGGTTATCAAAAAATGGCCGAAGCGGTTTATACCTTGTTACAGGATAATGGGGCATTATAG
- a CDS encoding pteridine reductase produces MQKNILITGAAKRIGAACATLLHRQGCNIILHYRESETQVRELCTLLNQQRPNSAQIIQADLLDFAALKQLADQATAIWGKIDGLVNNASAFYPTPLASVTEKTWDDLMGCNLKAPFFLSQALMETLGANNGCIINIIDIHAERGLKDYPIYSMAKSGLASMTRILAKELAPSIRVNGISPGAIIWPEDELSEAAKGDIMSRIALKRAGEPDDIAKMVAFFINDAPYITGQIINVDGGRTLFC; encoded by the coding sequence ATGCAAAAAAATATTTTAATCACAGGCGCGGCTAAACGAATTGGGGCCGCCTGTGCCACCTTATTACACCGTCAAGGCTGTAATATCATCTTGCATTATAGAGAATCTGAAACTCAGGTGCGTGAACTTTGTACGCTATTAAATCAACAACGCCCTAATTCGGCTCAAATCATTCAAGCCGATTTATTAGATTTTGCCGCCTTAAAGCAACTTGCCGACCAAGCAACCGCTATTTGGGGGAAAATTGATGGGTTAGTTAATAATGCCTCTGCTTTTTATCCAACCCCATTGGCGAGTGTGACCGAAAAAACATGGGATGACTTAATGGGATGTAATTTAAAAGCCCCCTTTTTTTTATCGCAGGCGTTAATGGAAACGCTGGGAGCAAATAACGGGTGTATTATTAATATTATTGATATTCATGCCGAACGCGGGCTAAAAGACTATCCTATTTACAGTATGGCTAAATCAGGATTAGCCTCAATGACTCGAATATTAGCGAAAGAATTGGCCCCCTCCATTCGTGTTAATGGAATTTCACCAGGGGCGATTATATGGCCAGAAGACGAATTATCAGAAGCTGCCAAAGGTGACATCATGAGCCGAATTGCTTTAAAACGTGCGGGTGAACCTGATGATATTGCTAAAATGGTGGCTTTCTTCATTAATGATGCCCCATACATTACAGGGCAAATTATTAATGTTGATGGAGGGCGGACATTATTTTGTTAA
- a CDS encoding DUF4347 domain-containing protein, with amino-acid sequence MKTLKLLSLEPRVLLDAAAATTAIDVHADINEQTEAFNESQSDYSNSTSEPVPLGTVPLTESQNQWELLNTAGVMLNQVQAQEVVVVDTSIQNYQLLLESVNPESEIIYIDPTQDGIIQMADALRGRKDISALHILSHGSEGSLALGTSLLNGETISEYQALLAEIGESLTDNGDILFYGCNVADGTTGVAFVSELAEITGADVAASDDVTGADDKGGGIGI; translated from the coding sequence ATGAAAACATTAAAATTATTATCCCTAGAACCCCGCGTTTTATTAGATGCAGCCGCTGCAACCACGGCTATTGATGTTCATGCAGATATTAATGAGCAAACAGAAGCCTTTAATGAAAGCCAATCAGATTATTCAAATTCAACCTCTGAGCCCGTTCCTTTAGGGACAGTTCCTTTAACAGAATCTCAAAATCAATGGGAATTGTTAAATACGGCGGGAGTGATGCTTAATCAAGTACAGGCACAGGAAGTAGTTGTGGTTGATACCTCGATTCAAAATTATCAATTATTGCTTGAAAGTGTTAATCCAGAATCTGAAATTATTTATATTGATCCCACACAAGATGGGATTATTCAAATGGCGGACGCGCTTCGTGGGCGTAAAGACATATCGGCTTTACATATTTTATCACATGGCTCAGAAGGGTCTTTGGCATTAGGGACTTCGTTGTTAAATGGCGAGACGATAAGCGAATATCAAGCCTTATTAGCAGAGATTGGGGAATCATTAACTGACAATGGTGATATTTTATTTTATGGTTGTAATGTTGCGGATGGAACAACAGGGGTTGCGTTTGTTAGTGAATTGGCTGAGATTACAGGTGCAGATGTCGCTGCTTCTGATGATGTAACGGGGGCTGATGATAAAGGGGGGGGGATTGGAATTTAG